A window of Acidobacteriota bacterium contains these coding sequences:
- a CDS encoding NAD(P)-dependent oxidoreductase: MRVGFIGLGVMGRPMALNLLHARHDVTVWARRPETAEPLVERGAAAAASPAALAARCDVVFTMLTGTADVEQVLLGDDGVAGGAEAGLVVIDTSTIDPLATRKLAAALAERRIDMLDAPVSGGPHGARDATLSIMVGGDAAVLERVRPLLDVVGAKVRHMGGHGAGQATKACHQLLLLVTAQGVAESLALARRAGLDVGQVREAMLDGMASSRVLDFFGDRMARRDFAAGIESRLYHKDLDIVLGLAHTLGVSLPAGAVTMQFINGLHGRGLGRDDLSSLLRLVEEQGGGAAQEHAP, translated from the coding sequence ATGCGCGTTGGATTCATCGGCCTGGGCGTGATGGGGCGCCCGATGGCGCTCAACCTGCTGCACGCCCGCCACGACGTGACCGTCTGGGCGCGCCGGCCGGAGACGGCGGAACCGCTCGTCGAGCGGGGTGCGGCGGCCGCCGCGTCACCCGCCGCGCTGGCGGCGCGGTGCGATGTCGTCTTCACGATGCTGACCGGGACGGCCGACGTCGAGCAGGTGCTGCTAGGGGACGACGGTGTCGCTGGCGGCGCGGAGGCGGGCTTGGTCGTCATTGACACCAGCACGATCGATCCGTTGGCCACCCGGAAGCTCGCCGCCGCCCTGGCCGAACGGCGGATCGACATGCTCGACGCGCCCGTCTCGGGCGGCCCGCACGGCGCGCGCGATGCGACGCTGTCGATCATGGTGGGGGGCGATGCGGCGGTACTGGAGCGCGTCCGCCCCCTGCTCGACGTCGTCGGCGCGAAGGTGCGCCACATGGGCGGTCACGGTGCGGGGCAGGCGACGAAGGCCTGCCACCAGTTGTTGCTTCTCGTGACCGCGCAGGGCGTGGCGGAATCGCTCGCTCTGGCACGGCGCGCGGGCCTTGACGTCGGGCAGGTGCGCGAGGCGATGCTGGACGGGATGGCCTCGAGCCGGGTCCTCGATTTCTTCGGCGACCGCATGGCGCGGCGCGACTTCGCGGCCGGCATCGAGAGCCGCCTCTATCACAAGGACCTCGACATCGTGCTGGGCCTGGCGCACACCCTGGGGGTGTCGCTGCCGGCCGGCGCCGTGACGATGCAGTTCATCAACGGCCTGCACGGCCGGGGGCTCGGCCGCGACGATCTCTCTTCGCTGCTTCGGCTGGTGGAGGAGCAGGGAGGGGGCGCCGCCCAGGAACACGCGCCGTAG